Proteins encoded within one genomic window of Leucoraja erinacea ecotype New England chromosome 24, Leri_hhj_1, whole genome shotgun sequence:
- the LOC129708651 gene encoding cysteine and glycine-rich protein 1-like, with translation MPNFGGGNMCGVCEKTVYFAEEVQCDGKYFHKSCFRCMACKKNLDSTTLTVHVNEIYCKSCYGKKYGPKGYGYGQGAGTLQMDTGAKLGIKPVQPPPHCPTTNVNESKFAQKFGSSEKCPRCEKSVYAAEKIIGAGKAWHKACFRCAKCGKSLESTTLADKDGEIYCKACYGKNYGPKGFGYGQGAGALPNTQ, from the exons ATGCCTAACTTTGGAGGAGGAAACATGTGTGGCGTCTGCGAAAAGACTGTCTACTTTGCTGAGGAGGTGCAGTGTGATGGGAAGTACTTCCACAAGTCGTGTTTCCGATGTA TGGCCTGTAAAAAGAACCTTGACAGCACCACACTCACCGTGCATGTAAATGAAATCTACTGCAAATCATGCTACGGCAAGAAGTATGGTCCCAAAGGTTATGGCTATGGCCAAGGTGCAGGTACTCTGCAGATGGACACTGGAGCGAAATTGGGAATAAAGCCTGTGCA ACCTCCACCTCATTGCCCAACAACCAATGTCAATGAATCCAAGTTTGCTCAGAAATTTGGCAGTTCGGAAAAGTGCCCCAGGTGTGAAAAATCCGTTTATGCTGCTGAGAAAATTATTGGAGCTGGCAAG GCCTGGCACAAGGCTTGTTTCCGCTGTGCTAAATGTGGTAAAAGCCTGGAGTCCACAACTTTGGCTGATAAGGATGGGGAAATCTATTGCAAAG ctTGTTACGGTAAGAACTATGGACCTAAAGGATTCGGCTATGGCCAAGGAGCTGGTGCACTCCCGAACACACAGTGA